In Passer domesticus isolate bPasDom1 chromosome 7, bPasDom1.hap1, whole genome shotgun sequence, one genomic interval encodes:
- the NSUN4 gene encoding 5-methylcytosine rRNA methyltransferase NSUN4 → MAALGGRGRAAAALLCRAPGTGAAPRRHRHKEKWAATAPRIPSTRLALHHFDTSYGLHLGALWPSVRAGLLCEQKYGALLNNFAAAGHVPEELELLNATDFISEATQKVQQWQRGAAVGEAAPRCQEGSGEGRTAMQAEMVTQAETSPPLSASISSKIKCYTFPRGDITRFRPARPDALGLLDYYLMDAASLLPVLALNVQPDDFVLDLCAAPGGKTLALLQTGFCGHLAANDVSVSRTKRLYQILHSYVPKEVRDTVSVTSYDGRDWDQVKGGTFHKVLVDVPCTTDRHSAMEEDNNIFHKRRTKERQMLPMLQLQLLMAGILAARPGGAVVYSTCSLSPLQNECVVERALDVAEAQFNISLHVEGLSHFRTLFQDTFSFFSDCRLGELVLPHLTANFGPMYFCKLRRI, encoded by the exons ATGGCGGCGCTGGGcgggcgcgggcgggcggcggcagcgctgctgtgccgggcaccgGGAACGGGAGCGGCACCGCGCCGGCACCGGCACAAGGAGAAATGG GCCGCCACAGCCCCGCGCATCCCGTCCACGCGGCTGGCGCTGCACCACTTCGACACGAGCTACGGCCTGCACCTGGGCGCCCTGTGGCCCTCGGTCCGTGCTGGCCTGCTCTGCGAGCAGAAATACGGGGCCCTCCTCAACAACTTCGCTGCTGCTGGCCACGTTCCcgaagagctggagctgctcaacGCCACCGATTTCATTTCTGAGGCCACCCAGAAGGTGCAGCAATGGCAGCGGGGCGCAGCTGTGGGGGAAGCGGCCCCACGGTGCCAGGAGGGCTCTGGTGAGGGCAGGACTGCGATGCAGGCAGAAATGGTGACACAGGCAGAGACGTCCCCACCACTTAGTGCCTCCATCAGCTCCAAAATCAAGTGTTACACCTTCCCCAGGGGTGACATCACGCGCTTTCGCCCTGCACG GCCGGATGCTCTGGGGCTCCTCGACTATTACCTCATGGATGCAGCAtctctcctgcctgtgctggcactcaATGTGCAGCCAGATGACTTTGTCCTCGACCTCTGTGCAGCTCCGGGTGGGAAGactctggctctgctgcagacTGGGTTTTGTG GGCATCTGGCAGCCAACGACGTCTCCGTTTCCCGGACAAAGAGGCTGTACCAGATTCTCCATAGCTATGTCCCCAAAGAAGTCAGGGATACTGTGAGTGTCACGTCCTACGATGGAAGGGACTGGGACCAGGTGAAAGGAGGCACTTTCCATAAG gtgctggtggATGTGCCCTGCACGACAGACAGACACTCTGCCATGGAGGAGGACAACAATATCTTCCACAAGAGGCGAACCAAAGAGCGACAGATGCTGCccatgctgcagctgcagctgctgat GGCCGGGATCCTGGCGGCGAGGCCGGGAGGAGCTGTGGTGTACTCCACGTGCTCCCTGTCCCCGCTGCAGAACGAGTGCGTGGTGGAGAGGGCTCTGGACGTGGCAGAAGCCCAGTTCAACATCAGCCTCCACGTGGAGGGCTTGAGCCACTTCCGGACGCTCTTCCAGGACACGTTCTCCTTCTTCTCGGACTGCCGGCTCGGGGAGCTCGTCCTGCCTCACCTCACAGCCAACTTTGGGCCTATGTATTTCTGCAAGTTACGCCGCATCTAG
- the LOC135305276 gene encoding vitamin D3 hydroxylase-associated protein-like has translation MIQQQQLGMLLPEGKVDTSAALALLGGSVAALGVWKWLGKKMIQKKMEEARRTRDEGMKKMAKAVQQFREQVPSVQTDGILSLSLLELTGRLQEGSLSPRTVLYTYLEKALEVTQQTNCLRHFIPECEEQLQEIEAREEKGLLYGIPVSIKDHIGHKGHLATCGLVQCLGTLMEEDSVLVKVLKRQGAIPFAMTNVPQSLFSYECSNPIFGQTLNPLNPQRSPGGSSGGEGALIAGGGSILGIGSDMGGSIRLPSSFCGLCGLKPTAERLSLSGVTGPVNGILAVPCALGPMARDVDSLALCMRALLCQEMFQLDPSVPPIPFNEEVYSSSTPLRVGYYDTDGYFPLPPCMRRAVQETRRALQAAGHQLVLFSPPRIPYVMTELFLKTFFADGGRTWLDVFTGNIIDPGLKPQVNSCKMPRLVKKLLALLLKPLFPRLADYLSAMAGMRSVKEMWNHQHEIQVYRSQFISQWKELQLDVVLCPVLGPAFTTGYPRKLLGAISSTMLYNVLNFPAGVVPVSTVTEADEEELKLYKGCCDDPWDRTLKQAVSGALGLPVAVQCVALPWQEELCLRFMKEVETLSRDKRVA, from the exons AtgatccagcagcagcagctgggaatgctcctgcCAGAGGGGAAGGTGGACACTTCTGCTGCCCTCGCCCTGCTCGGCGGCTCCgtggcagccctgggggtcTGGAAATGGCTGGGCAAAAAGATGATccagaagaaaatggaagagGCTCGGAGGACCCGGGATGAGGGCATGAAGAAAATGGCAAAGGCTGTCCAGCAGTTCAGGGAGCAG GTCCCCAGTGTCCAGACAGATGGCATtctgtccttgtccctgctggaaCTCACTGGAAGACTCCAGGaagggtccctgtcccccaggaCTGTCCTCTACACCTACTTAGAGAAG GCCCTGGAAGTGACCCAGCAGACAAACTGCCTGCGACACTTTATCCCAgagtgtgaggagcagctccaggaaatAGAAGCACGCGAGGAGAAAGGGCTGCTCTACGGCATCCCCGTCAGCATCAAGGATCACATCGGCCACAAG GGGCACTTGGCAACCTGTGGGCTCGTGCAGTGCCTGGGCACTCTGATGGAGGAGGACAGTGTCCTGGTCAAGGTCCTGAAGAGACAAGGGGCCATCCCATTTGCAATGACCAACGTGCCACAATCCCTCTTCAG CTACGAATGCAGCAACCCCATCTTTGGGCAGACATTGAACCCTCTCAACCCCCAGAGGAGCCCCGGGGGCTCCTCGGGAGGGGAGGGAGCTCTGATCGCAGGGGGAGGCTCCATCCTGGGCATCGGCTCCGACATGGGCGGCAGCATCCGCCTGCCCTCCAGCTTCTGCGGGCTCTGCGGCCTCAAACCCACGGCTGAGAGGCTCag cCTATCTGGAGTGACTGGCCCTGTCAATGGCATCCTGGCAG TCCCTTGTGCCCTGGGGCCCATGGCGAGGGACGTGgacagcctggccctgtgcatgagagctctgctctgccaggagatGTTCCAGCTGGACCCCAGCGTGCCCCCCATCCCCTTCAACGAGGAG GTGTACTCCAGCTCCACTCCCCTGCGGGTCGGGTACTACGACACCGACGGATACTTCCCGCTGCCCCCCTGCATGAGGAGGGCAGTGCAGGAAACCAGGCgtgctctgcaggcagctgggcacCAG CTGGTGCTCTTCTCTCCTCCCCGGATCCCCTATGTCATGACTGAACTGTTTCTGAAGACGTTTTTTGCTGATGGAGGCCGTACCTGGTTGGATGTGTT CACAGGAAATATTATAGATCCAGGCTTGAAACCACAGGTGAATTCCTGCAAGATGCCAAGGCTGGTGAagaagctgctggctctgcttctTAAACCTCTG TTTCCCCGCCTGGCTGACTACCTGAGCGCCATGGCTGGAATGAG GTCAGTGAAGGAGATGTGGAATCATCAGCATGAAATACAG GTGTACCGCTCCCAGTTCATCAGCCAGTGGAAGGAACTCCAGCTGGACGtggtgctgtgccctgtcctggggcCTGCCTTCACCACGGGATACCCCAGGAAACTCCTCG GTGCCATCTCCTCCACGATGCTGTACAACGTGTTGAACTTCCCCGCCGGGGTTGTCCCGGTCAGCACCGTGACAGAGGCTGATGAGGAAGAGCTAAAGCTTTACAAAGGATGCTGTGATGACCCCTGGGACCGGACACTGAAACAG GCGGTGTcaggagccctggggctgcccgtGGCCGTGCAGTGCGTGGCCCTGCcgtggcaggaggagctgtgcctgcGCTTCATGAAGGAGGTGGAGACCCTGAGCCGCGACAAGAGAGTGGCATAG
- the LOC135305270 gene encoding cytochrome b-c1 complex subunit 6, mitochondrial, which yields MGQRGEPEEEEEELVDPLTTLREQCEQMEKCVKARERLEQCNERVSSRSQTEEQCTEELFDFLHARDHCVAHKLFSKLK from the exons ATGGGGCAGCGCGGCGAGCCCGAG gaggaagaggaagagctCGTG GACCCGCTGACCACGCTGCGGGAGCAGTGCGAGCAGATGGAGAAGTGCGTGAAGGCGCGGGAGCGGCTGGAGCAGTGTAACGAGCGGGTGTCCTCCCGCTCCCAGACTGAGGAGCAGTGCACCGAGGAGCTCTTCGACTTCCTGCACGCCAGGGACCACTGT GTTGCTCACAAGCTTTTCAGTAAGCTGAAGTGA